In Ptychodera flava strain L36383 chromosome 21, AS_Pfla_20210202, whole genome shotgun sequence, a genomic segment contains:
- the LOC139121239 gene encoding creatine kinase, testis isozyme-like, whose protein sequence is MAFAGRIFSSTTKKVAVAGAVGLGICSSVYFSSNDQLSALPMRAHRLYPPSADFPDLSKHNNHMSKCLTPGIYAKLRDKTTPNGYTLDQCIQTGVDNPGHPFIMTVGMVAGDEECYEVFADLFEPVIGDRHPGFGRNDKHPTDLDHTKIKGGVLDDKYVLSSRCRTGRSIRGLSLPPACTRAERREVERVVVDALGDLKGELSGKYYPLNNMTDQEQQQLIDDHFLFDKPVSPLLTCAGMARDWPDGRGIWHNDKKNFLVWINEEDHTRVISMEKGGNMRSVFERFCTGLNQVEQLILKKGWEFMWSEHLGYILTCPSNLGTGLRAGVHIKLPNLAKHAQFEKILLSLRLQKRGTGGVDTAATGGTFDISNMDRLGKSEVQLVQCVIDGLNLLIRMEKELERGRSIDSLIPK, encoded by the exons ATGGCGTTTGCAGGAAGGATCTTCTCATCGACCACTAAGAAAGTGGCAGTGGCTGGAGCTGTTGGCTTGGGTATCTGTTCATCAGTCTACTTCAGTTCAAATGATCAGCTTTCAGCGCTGCCAATGAGAGCCCATCGGCTGTATCCGCCATCCGCTGATTTCCCAGATTTGAGCAAACACAACAACCACATGTCCAAGTGTCTCACACCAGGCATCTATGCTAAACTCCGTGACAAGACCACTCCAAATGGTTACACACTTGACCAGTGCATCCAGACTGGAGTTGATAACCCAGGCCATCCCTTCATCATGACAGTTGGCATGGTAGCTGGCGATGAAGAGTGCTATGAG GTATTTGCCGATCTGTTTGAGCCTGTCATCGGTGACCGTCATCCTGGTTTTGGTAGAAATGACAAACATCCAACAGATCTTGACCACACCAAAATCAAGGGAGGTGTTCTGGATGACAAGTATGTTCTGTCATCAAGATGTCGTACTGGTCGTTCAATTCGCGGTTTAAGTCTACCTCCAGCGTGTACTCGCGCTGAAAGACGTGAAGTGGAGAGA GTAGTTGTTGACGCACTGGGTGACCTCAAAGGAGAACTGAGTGGCAAATACTATCCACTGAACAACATGACTGACCAAGAGCAACAGCAGCTTATCGATGACCATTTCCTCTTTGATAAACCAGTGTCTCCACTACTGACTTGTGCCGGCATGGCCCGTGATTGGCCTGATGGTCGTGGAATCTG GCACAATGACAAGAAGAATTTCCTTGTTTGGATCAATGAAGAAGACCATACAAGAGTTATTTCCATGGAAAAAGGAGGAAACATGAGGTCCGTCTTTGAACGTTTCTGTACAGGGTTGAACCAG GTTGAACAACTAATCCTCAAGAAAGGTTGGGAATTTATGTGGAGCGAACATCTTGGTTACATTCTGACATGTCCTTCTAACCTTGGAACTGGGCTCCGTGCTGGTGTGCACATCAAGTTACCGAATTTGGCAAAG CATGCGCAGTTTGAGAAGATTTTGCTGAGTCTGCGTCTTCAGAAGCGTGGTACTGGAGGTGTTGACACCGCCGCCACTGGAGGAACTTTTGATATCTCTAACATGGATCGTCTTGGAAAATCTGAG GTCCAACTTGTACAATGTGTGATCGATGGTCTAAATCTGTTGATCCGTATGGAAAAGGAACTTGAAAGAGGGCGCTCTATTGATTCTCTGATCCCAAAATAA